One Phyllostomus discolor isolate MPI-MPIP mPhyDis1 chromosome 10, mPhyDis1.pri.v3, whole genome shotgun sequence genomic window carries:
- the TMEM229A gene encoding transmembrane protein 229A gives MGRAGRRGVAARVTLPEPAAEAAELSRGEDGVCTSLGISPRSAGTAAPRRALAPFRPRRVSAGAGQRHLAPDWRGGRGGAAAGGLREPGGSPLSGAHQLRLLPGRGRDGAPREPPGGRRRPGGGAGLDPSAPQLRAPSGGGVGSLAAVAWEPMAGSDADGEGLACRHGASRRPAASSEREGEAAADRPEPLSTAEAPAKGAELPAWMRLYFYGMHGITLDVLVSSARLFARSPDLRMLGFSSPFRCLLHLLTHFALEKVYLQQRHCPSPFVFNFLLYPSAHVVLQTLAGQVLLLCLGGGLGGAAAPGALDLVLQYILALYHSQVFLKRFLRLRYRRQLQQQPQGASLAPPRTRAPAAAGGGRRRTRGLTGAEGAPSKGLPDLLRFLFYGMHGFLDEIFFTFFFNVLGQRDRATSGHTSLWSFFMYGSCSFMVEKLYFHLHYSRGWSTWKRVPIYVIFIYVWELSWGLGLRACGACSWDYSHYPLNFLGLITLMYLPGWIFLSVYQDLLSNVLWRVQYIPID, from the coding sequence ATGGGGAGGGCCGGCAGAAGGGGCGTCGCTGCTCGCGTTACGCTTCCAGAGCCTGCGGCAGAGGCGGCGGAGCTGAGCCGCGGAGAAGATGGGGTTTGTACCAGCCTCGGCATTTCTCCTCGCAGCGCTGGCACCGCCGCCCCTCGCCGGGCCTTGGCGCCTTTTAGGCCGCGGCGGGTGAGCGCGGGCGCCGGCCAGCGGCACCTTGCCCCGGACTGGAGGGGAGGGCGCGGCGGGGCCGCGGCTGGGGGACTCCGTGAGCCCGGCGGCTCGCCCCTCTCCGGAGCGCACCAGCTCCGGCTGCTGCCGGGCCGCGGCCGGGACGGAGCTCCCCGCGAGCCCCCCGGGGGCCGGCGGCGGCCGGGAGGGGGCGCGGGACTCGACCCTTCCGCTCCACAGCTCCGCGCTCCCAGCGGCGGAGGCGTGGGATCGCTCGCCGCGGTAGCCTGGGAGCCCATGGCGGGCAGCGACGCGGATGGCGAGGGTCTGGCGTGCAGACACGGTGCGTCGCGGCGGCCGGCGGCCTCCAGCGAGCGGGAAGGCGAGGCTGCGGCTGACCGCCCGGAGCCGCTGTCCACTGCTGAAGCTCCGGCCAAGGGCGCGGAGCTGCCCGCTTGGATGCGTCTGTACTTCTACGGAATGCACGGGATCACCCTGGACGTGCTTGTGTCCTCCGCGCGGCTCTTCGCTCGCAGCCCCGACTTACGAATGCTgggcttctcctcccccttccgcTGCCTCTTGCACTTGCTCACCCACTTCGCTCTGGAGAAGGTGTACCTGCAACAGCGGCACTGCCCCAGCCCCTTCGTCTTCAATTTTCTTCTCTACCCCTCCGCGCACGTGGTTCTGCAGACCCTAGCGGGCCAGgtgctgctgctctgcctgggcgGCGGGCTGGGGGGCGCGGCAGCGCCGGGGGCTCTGGACCTGGTGCTGCAGTACATACTGGCGCTCTACCACTCGCAAGTGTTCCTGAAGCGCTTCCTGCGCTTGCGGTACCGacggcagctgcagcagcagccacagggcgCGTCCCTCGCGCCTCCTCGCACCCGAGCCCCCGCGGCGGCTGGTGGTGGGCGGCGAAGAACCCGTGGCCTCACGGGCGCCGAAGGAGCCCCCAGCAAGGGGCTGCCGGACCTGCTCCGCTTTCTTTTTTACGGAATGCACGGCTTTTTGGATGAgattttcttcaccttcttctttaacgtgctggggcagagggacagggcAACCAGTGGCCACACGTCGCTCTGGTCATTCTTTATGTATGGCAGCTGCAGTTTCATGGTGGAAAAGCTCTATTTCCACCTTCACTACAGTCGAGGCTGGAGCACCTGGAAGCGGGTGCCCATCTACGTCATCTTCATCTACGTGTGGGAGCTGTCCTGGGGTCTGGGACTCCGCGCGTGCGGCGCTTGTTCCTGGGACTATTCTCACTACCCGCTCAATTTCTTGGGCCTCATCACCCTGATGTATTTACCTGGTTGGATATTCCTTAGTGTATACCAGGACCTACTTTCCAACGTGTTGTGGCGCGTGCAGTACATACCAATtgactaa